From Candidatus Xianfuyuplasma coldseepsis:
CGGCATACTTGCGTAAATATGGTGCAGATACCTTTAAAGTAAAAACAATTTTACGTCCAGGATTGGAAGAAATACAACTGAAATCACAACTGCTTACCTTAGCCGAAGTGATTCACAAACGATTTAGTATAGTCATCATTCCGCGTGATTTAAATCCAACGCGGACATTGCTCGCCAAAGTGGCGGATGATTTACTTGAAATTGAAGATACAGTCGCAAGCTTTGCAATTGGCTATCTCGGTCCACAAACAGTCGGGATCTCAGCGCGCAGCTTGGAAGGCTTCAATGTTCAAGTTGTGATGGAGAAATTCAATGGTGGCGGGCATTTAAACAATGCTGGTGCACAGATTGAAACCGACGACATCAAACAAGTACGACTGGATTTGATTCAAATCTTGAATGAAACCGTATCGGAGGAAAAACCTATGAAAGTAATTTTGATCAAAGACCTAAAAGGCAAAGGAAAGAAAGGGCAAGTCATCGAAGTCGCCACAGGCTATGGAAATTACTTGCTATCCAGTAAAATTGCGATTGAAGCAACGCAGCAAAACTTGCATTCGATTGAACTCGAAAAAGCAAAGCAAGAAGAAGTGGAACGGAAAACCCTCGAAGAGATGAAAGCGTTAAAAGAAAAAATCGAGAAACTTCCTGTTAAAGTATTTGTCAAAATCGGTGAGAATGGTAAACTGTTTGGCAAAGTCAATTCAAAACAAATCGCCATGGAATTCAAAAAACAGCATAAACTTACCATTGACAAACGGAAAATTGATTTAAAACAAAACATTGCCTCGTTAGGGAATTATAAAGTAGAAGTAAAATTACACAAAAACGTTACGGCGACCATTGAGGTATTAGTCGTCGAAGAATAGAGGGATACCATGGAACGAATTACACCTCATAATGTAGAAGCGGAACAATCGGTACTTGGTAGTGTCTTCGTCGATCAAGGTGCGATGAAGACGCTTGTAGATAAGCTGGAGAGTGATGATTTTTATACGTATCGGCACAAAGTAATCTTTACCGCCATGGTCGAGTTGTTTCAAGAGACCATTGATATTGATTACACAACCCTAGCAAACAAACTCGAAACCAAAGGGTTGTTGAATGATGCTGGAGGAATTGATTACATTCTCGGTTTGATCAACACCGTACCATCGATCGTCAACTTGCCGAACTACATCAATATTGTTCGGGATAAATCCATTACCCGTCGCATCATGGATGCATGTCGAAAAATCATTGAAGATGGGTATACCAATGACGATGCGATTGATTTTGTAGACAACTCTGAAAAGACGATTTTTGACATTGCCAAAGAACGTCGAACCACCGATTTTGTCAAAATTGGTGAAGTCGCTGAACAAGTTATCGAAAAAACCGAGAGTGCGAAAAATAATCAAGGTCGATTAACTGGACTCGATACCGGATTCAATCAGTTGAATGATTATACGCTCGGTTTACAACCGTCAGAACTGGTGATTATTGCTGCCCGTCCATCGATGGGGAAATCGGCATTTGCCTTAAACTTGGCAACCAATGTTGCAAAGATGCCGCAACACCCGTACGTCGCATTCTTCAGTCTAGAGATGGGATCGGATCAGTTGGTTAGTCGGATGTTAAGTGCTGAGAGTCGCGTGCACTCGATGAACATTCGAACCGGGGACTTAACCCCTTCCCAGTGGCAACAAATTTCGTTGGCTCGTGAACAACTATCCAGTCTCAATGTCCTCTTTGATGACAGTGGAACGGTTAAAGTAACCGACCTTCGTCAAAAATGTCGAAAACTAGCCCAAGAGCGTAAATTGGATTTGGTTATAGTCGACTACCTTCAACTTCTGAGTGGGACCC
This genomic window contains:
- the dnaB gene encoding replicative DNA helicase codes for the protein MERITPHNVEAEQSVLGSVFVDQGAMKTLVDKLESDDFYTYRHKVIFTAMVELFQETIDIDYTTLANKLETKGLLNDAGGIDYILGLINTVPSIVNLPNYINIVRDKSITRRIMDACRKIIEDGYTNDDAIDFVDNSEKTIFDIAKERRTTDFVKIGEVAEQVIEKTESAKNNQGRLTGLDTGFNQLNDYTLGLQPSELVIIAARPSMGKSAFALNLATNVAKMPQHPYVAFFSLEMGSDQLVSRMLSAESRVHSMNIRTGDLTPSQWQQISLAREQLSSLNVLFDDSGTVKVTDLRQKCRKLAQERKLDLVIVDYLQLLSGTRQENRVQEVSEISRTLKEMARELKIPVVALSQLSRAVERREEKIPMMADLRDSGSIEQDADIVIFMYRDDYYKKQDSKRPDTVDLIIAKNRQGATTTENIVLSFNKQCSYFGNLTRPENSPIGDL